In the Candidatus Krumholzibacteriia bacterium genome, AAGTCCTCGGGTTGGGTCGGACGGGGATGGACGGCGCACGGGGCAGGCCCTCCGTCCATCGCTGACATCCTGGCGGGGGCCGCAACAAGCCTACCATGACCCCCGGAACCCTGACCAGAGCCCGGGGTTCGCGCGCCGGCTGCGCACGTTGCGGGATCCTCACGCTGGACGTATCGTTCCCTGCATCATGAAGCCCACTGTGGCCAGCGACCTCACGGCACTCTTGTGCCGCGGGTTGACGAAACGTTATGGATCCGTGTTGGCCGTCGATGGCCTTGATCTCGAGGTGCGTCGCGGCGAGTGTTTCGGCCTCCTGGGGCCGAACGGCGCCGGCAAGACCACGACGATCGAGATCCTGGAAGGTCTGAACCGCGCCGATGCCGGCACGGTCGAGGTCCTCGGCCAGACCTGGAGGACCGGGCAGGACCGGGCGCTCCGCGAGCGGCTCGGCATCCAGCTACAGGAAACGCGCTTCTACGACAAGTATTCGGTGCGGGAGACGATCGGCCTCTTCCGCAGCTTCTACCGCC is a window encoding:
- a CDS encoding ABC transporter ATP-binding protein encodes the protein MKPTVASDLTALLCRGLTKRYGSVLAVDGLDLEVRRGECFGLLGPNGAGKTTTIEILEGLNRADAGTVEVLGQTWRTGQDRALRERLGIQLQETRFYDKYSVRETIGLFRSFYRRGPTPDEVIRRVQLEEKRDAWVMKLSGGQKQRLSVACALVNDPEVLFLDEPTTGLDPQSRRQLWELVDNFRSGGGTTLLTTHYMDEAERLCDRVAIVDHGKVIALGTPA